Proteins encoded by one window of Akkermansia muciniphila ATCC BAA-835:
- a CDS encoding valine--tRNA ligase, translated as MSDLPKAYDPSLVEEKWQSRWIEEGCFKADPASEKPAYSVVIPPPNVTGVLHLGHVLNNTIQDILVRRARQKGYEALWLPGTDHAGIATQVRVEKDLKQTTGRSRHDLGREAFLEKVWEWKEKHGGIIINQLHKLGCSCDWDRERFTMDEEYTKAVGQVFIELFKEGLIYRGRRMVNWCPVSLTALSDEEVIMTEQKSKLYTVLYKLEDGSGALHVATTRPETIMADVAVAVNPKDPRYAHLIGKNVMRPLNPTPIPIIGDEYVEIEFGTGALKITPAHDKADFEIGRKFNLEIIDILTPDGHINCPEVPELHGMDRFDARRKSVEMLEASGLMVNVEDYDNKVGFSERANVPIEPRLSMQWFLKYPCVKEAADAVAGGDITFRPTRWAKTYAHWLENIQDWCISRQLWWGHRIPVWYRKDKAEELRNAPALDASALEQGFLYVGTEPPQDPDNWIQDNDVMDTWFSSWLWPFSTMDEETRAKFYPTTDLVTGPDIIFFWVARMIMAGYRFQHDKPFSNVFFTSIIRDKIGRKMSKSLGNSPDPLDLIANYGADGLRFGLMRIAPTGTDVRFDENQISEGRNFANKLYNATRFRLMQGDARGETAPHYSSVHISIISKLKQLHADVEKALADYEFNALIQTLYQFFWNEYCDRFLEAVKGDLKDGADPAAQAATLTTMDTVLRHYLALLHPVMPHITEELWASLGFAESNGGLPLMRTPLPSAENLLAGLDESRITLANTQAAALYETANKARNLKAEYDLSNNKNVSFILKTPHDVPQDILSRLAILANAKSVIRDAAYSSPKGTPAALTPLGELFLPLEGLIDVEAEKERLGRELDKIAREIAKSAAKLGNAGFVERAPAEVVNQEKARLADWEAKQSQLKGMLDSLS; from the coding sequence ATGTCTGATCTGCCCAAAGCATACGATCCCTCCCTGGTGGAAGAAAAATGGCAATCCCGCTGGATTGAAGAAGGTTGTTTCAAGGCTGACCCGGCTTCTGAAAAGCCTGCCTACTCTGTCGTCATCCCTCCCCCCAACGTCACGGGAGTGCTGCATCTGGGCCATGTACTGAACAACACCATCCAGGACATCCTGGTGCGCCGCGCGCGCCAAAAAGGATATGAAGCCCTCTGGCTGCCCGGAACAGACCATGCCGGAATCGCCACGCAGGTAAGGGTGGAAAAAGACCTCAAACAGACAACGGGCCGGAGCCGCCACGATCTGGGCCGAGAAGCCTTCCTGGAAAAAGTCTGGGAATGGAAAGAAAAACACGGAGGCATCATCATCAACCAGCTCCATAAGCTGGGTTGTTCCTGCGACTGGGACCGCGAACGCTTCACGATGGATGAGGAATACACCAAAGCCGTTGGACAGGTCTTCATTGAACTCTTTAAGGAAGGACTCATCTACCGGGGCCGCCGCATGGTCAACTGGTGCCCTGTATCCCTCACGGCCCTCTCTGATGAAGAAGTCATCATGACTGAGCAGAAAAGCAAGCTCTACACCGTTCTTTACAAACTGGAAGACGGGTCCGGAGCCCTCCATGTAGCCACCACCCGCCCGGAAACCATCATGGCGGACGTGGCTGTGGCCGTCAACCCGAAGGATCCGCGGTACGCCCACCTCATCGGGAAAAACGTCATGCGCCCGCTCAATCCCACCCCTATTCCTATCATCGGAGATGAATATGTAGAAATAGAATTCGGCACGGGCGCTCTGAAAATCACTCCGGCCCATGATAAGGCCGACTTTGAAATAGGCCGGAAATTCAACCTGGAAATTATCGACATCCTTACCCCCGACGGTCATATCAACTGCCCGGAAGTGCCCGAACTCCACGGCATGGACCGCTTTGACGCACGCCGCAAATCCGTGGAAATGCTGGAAGCCTCCGGCCTCATGGTCAACGTTGAAGACTATGATAACAAAGTCGGGTTCTCCGAACGCGCCAATGTCCCGATTGAACCGCGCCTCTCCATGCAGTGGTTCCTCAAATACCCCTGCGTGAAAGAAGCCGCGGACGCCGTAGCGGGAGGGGATATCACTTTTCGCCCCACGCGCTGGGCGAAAACCTACGCCCACTGGCTGGAAAACATTCAGGACTGGTGCATCTCCCGACAGCTCTGGTGGGGCCATCGCATCCCGGTCTGGTACCGCAAAGACAAGGCGGAAGAACTCAGGAACGCCCCGGCGCTGGACGCCTCCGCACTGGAACAGGGCTTCCTCTACGTGGGAACCGAACCGCCCCAGGACCCGGACAACTGGATTCAGGACAACGACGTAATGGACACATGGTTCTCCTCCTGGCTGTGGCCTTTCTCCACCATGGATGAGGAAACCCGCGCCAAATTCTATCCCACTACGGATCTTGTCACGGGACCGGACATCATCTTCTTCTGGGTGGCGCGCATGATTATGGCCGGATACCGTTTCCAGCATGACAAACCGTTCAGCAACGTCTTTTTCACGTCTATCATCCGTGACAAAATCGGGCGTAAAATGAGCAAATCCCTGGGCAACTCCCCGGATCCTCTGGACCTGATCGCCAACTACGGAGCGGACGGCCTCCGCTTCGGACTCATGCGCATCGCCCCCACAGGAACGGACGTGCGCTTTGATGAAAACCAGATCAGCGAAGGCCGCAACTTTGCCAACAAGCTGTACAATGCCACGCGCTTCCGGCTGATGCAGGGAGATGCCAGGGGAGAAACGGCCCCTCACTACTCATCCGTACATATCTCCATTATCTCCAAGCTCAAGCAACTGCATGCAGATGTAGAAAAAGCGCTGGCGGACTACGAATTCAACGCCCTCATCCAAACCCTGTACCAATTCTTCTGGAACGAATACTGCGACCGCTTCCTGGAAGCCGTCAAGGGTGACCTGAAGGACGGGGCGGACCCAGCGGCACAGGCAGCCACGCTCACCACGATGGACACGGTGCTCAGGCACTACCTGGCCCTTCTGCATCCGGTCATGCCTCATATCACGGAAGAACTCTGGGCCTCCCTGGGCTTTGCGGAAAGCAACGGCGGCCTGCCGCTCATGCGCACTCCTCTCCCCTCTGCCGAAAACCTCCTGGCAGGACTTGATGAAAGCCGCATCACCCTGGCGAATACCCAGGCCGCAGCCCTTTATGAAACGGCCAACAAGGCCCGCAACCTGAAAGCGGAATACGACCTTTCCAACAATAAAAACGTCAGCTTCATCCTGAAAACTCCCCACGACGTACCCCAGGATATCCTCTCCCGTCTGGCCATTTTGGCGAACGCCAAATCCGTCATCCGGGACGCAGCTTACTCTTCCCCCAAGGGAACGCCTGCGGCCCTCACGCCGCTTGGGGAACTCTTCCTGCCCCTGGAAGGCCTTATTGACGTGGAAGCGGAAAAGGAACGCCTGGGCAGGGAACTGGACAAAATAGCCAGGGAAATCGCCAAATCCGCGGCCAAGCTGGGTAATGCGGGCTTTGTGGAAAGAGCTCCGGCAGAAGTCGTGAATCAGGAAAAAGCCCGTCTGGCGGACTGGGAGGCAAAACAATCCCAGTTAAAAGGGATGCTTGATTCCCTTTCCTAA
- the rplP gene encoding 50S ribosomal protein L16, whose amino-acid sequence MPLMPKRVKHRKMHRGSRSGNATSGTYVAFGDFGLQVLDRGWITNNQIEACRIAINRYLKRKGKVFIRIFPQKSFTSRPPDTRMGKGKGAVEGWVAVVRPGNILFEVGGVTESQAREALRLASNKLGVSTRFVYRQGVQH is encoded by the coding sequence ATGCCTTTAATGCCCAAGAGAGTGAAGCACCGCAAGATGCACCGCGGCAGCCGTTCCGGCAATGCCACCAGCGGTACCTATGTTGCTTTTGGTGACTTCGGCCTTCAGGTGCTCGACCGCGGTTGGATCACCAACAACCAGATTGAAGCCTGCCGTATTGCGATCAACCGTTACCTGAAACGTAAAGGTAAGGTGTTCATCCGCATTTTCCCGCAGAAATCCTTTACGTCCCGTCCCCCGGATACTCGTATGGGTAAGGGTAAGGGCGCCGTGGAAGGCTGGGTAGCCGTTGTCCGCCCCGGCAACATTCTGTTTGAAGTAGGCGGCGTGACCGAATCCCAGGCGCGTGAAGCCCTTCGACTGGCTTCCAACAAGCTGGGCGTATCCACCCGCTTCGTCTATCGTCAAGGCGTTCAACACTAA
- a CDS encoding DUF4332 domain-containing protein — MNNIQKYFAGREQFIELLEAVGIRTLEQFASADPSTVLPELHQAKRMLKLQTEIPSAPVFREWVNQALSSPTAPEPELLPIHEGDGLPLATPVDPPITDSLENRRERGRSHTDGPPKHLSAKARLQEEHSYQPAKHVHTHKEPKTYLRKKGIKHMTSFRTWMGAVIVLLLFICILFSISVTTLVLLNGERGWPLISLCFGPWILALVLYLSLALPRKCSVCRAHVFSFKKYTRNKAAHHIPLFGYVFATALHIFLFRWFRCPACGSSQQLGKPRTEPHRH; from the coding sequence ATGAATAATATTCAAAAGTACTTTGCCGGCCGCGAGCAATTCATTGAATTGCTTGAAGCGGTGGGCATACGTACTCTTGAACAATTCGCTTCCGCGGACCCCTCCACCGTTTTGCCTGAACTTCACCAGGCAAAACGGATGCTGAAACTGCAGACGGAAATTCCTTCCGCTCCCGTTTTCAGGGAATGGGTGAATCAGGCTCTTTCCTCTCCTACTGCGCCGGAACCGGAGCTTCTTCCCATCCATGAGGGCGACGGCCTCCCCCTTGCCACTCCCGTTGACCCTCCGATTACTGATTCTTTAGAAAACAGAAGGGAACGTGGGCGTTCCCATACGGACGGACCTCCAAAACATCTCTCCGCTAAGGCCAGGCTGCAGGAAGAACACAGCTACCAGCCCGCAAAACATGTTCACACCCACAAGGAGCCGAAAACCTACCTTCGCAAAAAAGGCATCAAGCACATGACCTCCTTCCGGACATGGATGGGAGCCGTTATCGTCCTGCTCCTGTTCATCTGCATCCTCTTCTCCATTTCGGTCACCACCCTTGTGCTTCTCAATGGAGAACGAGGCTGGCCGTTAATCAGCCTCTGCTTCGGCCCCTGGATTCTGGCGCTGGTTCTCTATCTTTCCCTGGCGCTTCCCCGGAAATGCAGCGTGTGCAGGGCCCATGTCTTTTCCTTTAAAAAATACACCCGCAATAAGGCGGCCCACCACATTCCCCTGTTCGGCTACGTATTCGCCACGGCACTGCATATATTCCTCTTCCGCTGGTTCCGTTGCCCGGCCTGCGGTTCCTCCCAGCAACTGGGAAAACCCCGTACCGAACCGCACAGGCATTAA
- the rplB gene encoding 50S ribosomal protein L2 — protein MSLKSFKPVTPSNRYKVWPSFDEITTSTPEKSLCRPLKKSGGRNNNGRITTRHIGGGHKRKYRLVDFKRNKFDVPATVLTIEYDPNRTCRIALIEYKDGEKSYILAPTGLQVGMKVESGQKVAPKVGNAMPLKNVPLGTSVHNIEIRPGSGGKVARAAGQQAIVSNREAGYALIKMPSGEIRRFNEDCYCTIGQVGNTQHMNEMSGKAGRTRWMGVRPTVRGMTMNPVDHPNGGGEGKSKSGGGRQHLKSPWGHVKGQKTRRLRKPSDSVIVQRRNAK, from the coding sequence GTTACTCCCTCTAACCGTTACAAGGTGTGGCCGTCCTTTGACGAAATCACCACCTCTACCCCGGAAAAGAGTCTCTGCAGACCCCTCAAGAAATCCGGCGGCCGCAATAACAATGGCCGCATCACCACCCGCCACATTGGCGGTGGCCATAAGCGCAAATATCGCCTGGTGGACTTCAAACGCAACAAGTTTGACGTGCCCGCTACTGTCCTTACTATCGAATACGATCCCAACCGTACCTGCCGCATTGCTCTGATTGAGTACAAGGATGGTGAAAAATCCTACATTCTGGCCCCCACGGGGCTGCAGGTGGGCATGAAGGTGGAAAGCGGCCAGAAGGTTGCTCCCAAGGTAGGCAATGCCATGCCCTTGAAAAACGTTCCTCTGGGTACTTCCGTTCACAACATTGAAATTCGTCCGGGTTCCGGCGGCAAGGTAGCCCGCGCTGCCGGCCAGCAGGCCATCGTTTCCAACCGTGAAGCGGGTTACGCGCTGATCAAGATGCCTTCCGGTGAAATCCGCCGTTTCAATGAAGATTGCTACTGCACGATCGGCCAGGTAGGCAATACCCAGCACATGAACGAAATGTCCGGCAAGGCCGGCCGTACCCGCTGGATGGGCGTTCGTCCTACCGTGCGCGGTATGACGATGAACCCCGTCGACCACCCGAACGGTGGCGGTGAAGGCAAGTCCAAGTCCGGTGGCGGTCGCCAGCACCTCAAATCTCCGTGGGGCCACGTCAAGGGCCAGAAGACCCGCCGTCTCCGCAAGCCCAGCGACTCCGTCATCGTACAGCGCCGCAATGCCAAGTAA
- the rpsS gene encoding 30S ribosomal protein S19, whose amino-acid sequence MGRSLKKGPFVSQKLLAKIDAQLESGDRKPIKTWSRASMITPDFVGLTFLVHAGKNFATVYVTENMVGHKLGEFAPTRVFKQHGGIGKK is encoded by the coding sequence ATGGGACGTTCTCTCAAAAAAGGCCCTTTTGTCAGCCAAAAGCTTCTCGCCAAGATCGACGCTCAGCTTGAATCCGGCGACCGCAAGCCGATCAAGACCTGGAGCCGCGCATCCATGATTACGCCTGACTTCGTCGGCCTGACTTTCCTGGTGCACGCCGGCAAGAACTTTGCCACCGTGTACGTCACGGAAAACATGGTAGGCCACAAGCTTGGTGAATTTGCCCCGACTCGTGTCTTCAAACAGCACGGCGGTATCGGTAAGAAGTAA
- the rplN gene encoding 50S ribosomal protein L14 yields MIQMESLVQVADNTGARSAKMIGVIGKRTRQAHIGDIITCHIRESIPTASVKKGTVVKAVVVRTAAPIRRDDGSVLRFDGNAVVIIDKDNNPRGTRIFGPVARELREKKFMKIVSLAPEVL; encoded by the coding sequence ATGATCCAGATGGAATCCCTAGTCCAGGTAGCCGACAATACCGGCGCCCGCTCCGCCAAGATGATTGGCGTTATCGGCAAGCGCACCCGTCAGGCTCACATTGGCGATATTATTACCTGCCATATCCGCGAATCCATTCCCACCGCTTCCGTGAAGAAAGGAACCGTGGTGAAGGCCGTGGTAGTGCGCACTGCCGCCCCGATTCGCCGTGATGACGGTTCCGTGCTTCGTTTTGACGGCAATGCCGTCGTCATCATCGACAAGGACAACAACCCGCGCGGCACCCGTATTTTCGGGCCGGTCGCTCGTGAACTCCGTGAAAAGAAGTTCATGAAGATTGTTTCCCTTGCTCCGGAAGTGCTCTAA
- the rpsQ gene encoding 30S ribosomal protein S17, with protein MSEQTETTKKPGLRKTRVGVVTSTKMDKTIVVEYVARVPHPKFKKIVKKSKKFYAHDENSTAKVGDKVRIVETRPLSKLKCWELVEVLTH; from the coding sequence ATGTCCGAACAAACCGAAACAACCAAGAAGCCCGGCCTTCGCAAGACGCGCGTCGGCGTGGTGACTTCCACCAAGATGGACAAGACCATCGTTGTGGAATACGTTGCCCGCGTTCCGCACCCCAAGTTCAAGAAGATCGTCAAGAAGAGCAAGAAGTTCTATGCCCATGACGAAAATTCCACGGCCAAGGTAGGCGATAAGGTACGTATCGTTGAAACCCGCCCGCTTTCCAAGCTGAAGTGCTGGGAACTGGTGGAAGTGCTTACCCATTAA
- the rpmC gene encoding 50S ribosomal protein L29: MSDKNSAKELRAMSAKELSALVRSLREELFNLRLQQATGQLENNQRIRTVRKDLARALTIKGETGEV, from the coding sequence ATGTCCGATAAGAACTCCGCCAAAGAACTTCGTGCTATGTCCGCCAAGGAGCTTTCCGCTCTGGTGCGCAGCCTTCGTGAAGAACTTTTCAATCTCCGCCTCCAGCAGGCCACCGGCCAGCTGGAAAACAACCAGAGAATTCGCACCGTCCGCAAGGACCTTGCCCGCGCCCTTACCATTAAGGGTGAAACCGGGGAGGTTTAA
- the rplV gene encoding 50S ribosomal protein L22, whose translation MEVKAVYKYARISAKKMRDVAQEIQGLSVSQATDILSYTPKKGAYLLNKTLKSALANAENNAELSVDTLVVKSVMVDEGPTMRRTMPRARGSANMIRKRTSHITVILADQEG comes from the coding sequence ATGGAAGTGAAAGCTGTTTACAAATACGCCCGCATCTCCGCCAAGAAGATGCGCGATGTTGCTCAAGAAATCCAAGGCTTGTCCGTCTCCCAGGCGACCGACATCCTGTCCTACACCCCCAAGAAAGGTGCCTACCTGCTGAATAAGACGCTCAAGTCCGCGTTGGCCAACGCCGAGAATAATGCGGAACTGTCCGTTGATACGCTGGTGGTCAAGTCCGTCATGGTCGATGAAGGGCCCACGATGCGCCGCACGATGCCCCGCGCCCGCGGATCCGCCAACATGATCCGCAAGCGTACATCCCATATCACCGTTATCCTGGCCGATCAAGAAGGCTAG
- the rpsC gene encoding 30S ribosomal protein S3, whose amino-acid sequence MGQKVNPIGFRLAVNKDWRSKWYATGQDYATKLHEDLVMRKYIKEQLMSAAVSSIVIERAWNSVRITVHTARPGLVIGRKGEEIEKIRQYLQGLCGASTQVNIDIVEIRSPETDAQLIAENVAVQLERRVSFRRAMKRAVQVAMERGADGIRIRCAGRLGGADIARAEWYREGKVPLQTLRTPIDYGFAEARTLYGIIGVKCWVNKRDEVVSQQNSRPSGPRGPRRPRA is encoded by the coding sequence ATGGGTCAGAAAGTAAATCCAATCGGGTTCCGCCTCGCCGTCAACAAGGACTGGCGCTCCAAGTGGTACGCCACGGGCCAGGATTACGCCACCAAGCTGCATGAAGACTTGGTGATGCGCAAGTACATCAAGGAACAGTTGATGTCCGCCGCCGTTTCCAGCATCGTGATTGAACGCGCCTGGAACAGTGTCCGCATCACCGTCCACACTGCCCGTCCGGGGCTTGTCATTGGCCGCAAGGGTGAGGAAATTGAAAAGATCCGCCAGTACCTCCAGGGCCTGTGCGGCGCTTCCACCCAGGTCAACATTGACATTGTGGAAATCCGTTCCCCTGAAACGGACGCCCAGCTTATTGCAGAGAACGTGGCTGTTCAACTGGAACGCCGCGTTTCCTTCCGCCGCGCCATGAAGCGCGCCGTGCAGGTTGCCATGGAACGCGGGGCCGACGGCATCCGCATCCGCTGCGCCGGCCGTCTTGGCGGGGCTGACATTGCCCGTGCCGAATGGTACCGCGAAGGCAAGGTGCCGTTGCAGACGCTCCGCACTCCGATTGACTACGGCTTTGCCGAAGCCCGTACCCTGTACGGCATCATCGGTGTGAAGTGCTGGGTCAACAAGCGCGATGAAGTCGTCTCCCAGCAGAATTCCCGTCCGTCCGGCCCTCGCGGACCCCGTCGTCCGCGCGCCTAA